The genomic interval CTGCCTCCCAAGTGCTATACTGGCTGGAAATTTGGGGTTTGAGTTGGGGCTGCTGGGTGAGGTGAGGGTGGGAGCTTTAGCTCTCTACTGCTCAGCAAGGCCTTTCAGCACCTGGACACTCTGGGACTGGGAAGCCTGTCGGTTCCTGGGCTGTGAGTAGGTGCCGCTCCCCACCAAATCGcatctcctcacctgtaaaatggatgCGTACACTAGCCCCCGGGAGATTGCAGCAGACAGCAGTGCCTCTCCGCTTACCCTGGTCGGCCTGTCACAGGCTCTGCCCGCAGCGGGGATGTCTCCCCCACTGCATGCAGCTTGGTTGGTCTGGTGTTTGGAACCACTCGGCCCTGCGTCCAGTACGCTCCGACCACCTTGTCCACTACGGACCTGGCAAGCCCACCTtgcactgattaaaaaaaaaaaaaaagcagcattgTAAAACTAAAGTTGCTCTTTTCATGAATTCAGTTTGTAAAGCACACTACTACACCAGTTCAGAAGTTCAGATGATACTTGCATGTCCACACTTGGCTAACGTTCAGTTAGTGAGCagcgaaacaaaacaaaacaaaaaaaggccaTGTTACTACTAAACTAAATTAAAAGAACATGATTGTGTTTTCAACCTAATGGTCTGTGTATCGGGAGTGTTagcaccacagagcaccaagctgctTTTGGAGAAAGTAATGGCAAGAAAACCTAATTTTGGCAACCGGTAGTTGTTACAACGCTTCTACTGAAAAAGTGGGTGGCTCTTAAAAGAGCCTTTGGAATCAAATATGAAAAACGCCCCTTTGTCGGGATCACTTGGAGCTGGTGTACTTGGTGACAGCCTTGGTGCCCTCAGACACCGcatgcttggccagctccccggGCAGCAGCAGACGCACTGcggtctggatctccctggatgtAATAGTGGAGCGCTTGTTGTAATGTGCCAGGCGAGACGCCTCGCCCGCGATGCGCTCAAAGATGTCGTTgacgaaggagttcatgatgccCATGGCCTTGGAAGAGATGCCGGTATCCGGATGGActtgcttcagcaccttgtacaCGTACACGGAGTAGCTCTCCTTGCGGCTACGCTTGCGCTTCTTGCCATCCTTCTTCTGGGCCTTAGTCACCGCCT from Bos indicus isolate NIAB-ARS_2022 breed Sahiwal x Tharparkar chromosome 23, NIAB-ARS_B.indTharparkar_mat_pri_1.0, whole genome shotgun sequence carries:
- the LOC109576908 gene encoding histone H2B type 1-C/E/F/G/I, which translates into the protein MPEPAKSAPAPKKGSKKAVTKAQKKDGKKRKRSRKESYSVYVYKVLKQVHPDTGISSKAMGIMNSFVNDIFERIAGEASRLAHYNKRSTITSREIQTAVRLLLPGELAKHAVSEGTKAVTKYTSSK